Proteins encoded together in one Micromonospora auratinigra window:
- a CDS encoding HAD family hydrolase has protein sequence MIEAVFFDVGGTILDESREFADWADWLGVPRHTFSAVFGAVIARGLDYQEAFRTFRPDFDLAAELERRVAAGRPETFGEEDLYPDARACLAALREQGLLVGLAGNQPAHAEATLRALDLPVDVIGTSHGWGVAKPASGFFERVVRAGGGDPASILYVGDRPDNDARPALAAGMTTCLIRRSPWGHILDLPAVAEQCLFRIDSLDELPPLVAAHNAAHDAAHNAAHDATDG, from the coding sequence GTGATCGAGGCAGTCTTCTTCGATGTCGGCGGCACGATTCTCGACGAGTCCCGCGAGTTCGCGGACTGGGCCGACTGGCTCGGCGTACCCCGGCACACCTTCTCGGCGGTCTTCGGGGCCGTGATCGCCCGAGGGCTCGACTACCAGGAGGCGTTCCGGACGTTCCGGCCGGACTTCGACCTGGCGGCCGAGCTGGAGCGCCGGGTGGCGGCCGGCCGGCCGGAGACGTTCGGCGAGGAGGACCTCTACCCGGACGCCCGTGCGTGCCTGGCCGCCCTGCGGGAGCAGGGCCTGCTCGTGGGTCTGGCCGGCAACCAGCCGGCCCACGCCGAGGCGACCCTCCGCGCGCTCGACCTCCCGGTGGACGTGATCGGTACCTCGCACGGATGGGGCGTGGCGAAACCGGCATCCGGCTTCTTCGAACGCGTCGTCCGCGCAGGTGGCGGCGACCCCGCCTCGATCCTGTACGTCGGCGACCGGCCCGACAACGACGCCCGTCCGGCGCTGGCGGCCGGCATGACGACGTGCCTGATCCGGCGCTCGCCGTGGGGGCACATCCTCGACCTGCCCGCCGTGGCGGAACAGTGCCTGTTCCGGATCGACTCGCTGGACGAACTCCCGCCTCTGGTGGCGGCCCACAACGCGGCCCACGACGCGGCCCACAACGCCGCCCACGACGCGACGGACGGGTGA
- a CDS encoding class I SAM-dependent DNA methyltransferase, whose product MLTQEEIWDAAAAQRYDTPGTGMFAPEVLGPTVDRLAALADGGPALEFAVGTGRVAVPLAGRGVPVTGIELSRPMVEKLRTKVDEDTLPVTVGDMASTVVPGRFSLVYLVFNTISNLQTQAEQVACFRNAARHLGPGGRFVIELWVPELRKLPPGQQATVWHVEPDYIGLDTYDVLHQRAVSYHFRFGEGTEAQLFRSPHRYIWPAELDLMAQLAGFVLESRHADWSGGEFTADSRSHVSVYRLPD is encoded by the coding sequence ATGCTCACTCAGGAGGAGATCTGGGACGCCGCCGCGGCCCAGCGTTACGACACCCCCGGCACCGGCATGTTCGCGCCCGAGGTGCTGGGGCCCACTGTGGACCGCCTGGCCGCGCTGGCGGACGGCGGCCCGGCCCTCGAATTCGCCGTCGGGACCGGCCGGGTGGCGGTACCGCTCGCCGGACGCGGGGTCCCCGTCACCGGCATCGAACTGTCCCGGCCGATGGTCGAGAAGCTGCGAACCAAGGTCGACGAGGACACCCTCCCGGTGACCGTCGGCGACATGGCGAGCACCGTGGTCCCGGGCCGGTTCAGCCTCGTCTACCTGGTCTTCAACACCATCTCCAACCTCCAGACCCAGGCCGAGCAGGTGGCGTGCTTCCGCAACGCCGCCCGCCACCTCGGTCCCGGCGGCCGGTTCGTGATCGAGCTGTGGGTGCCGGAGCTGCGCAAGCTCCCACCCGGCCAGCAGGCCACCGTCTGGCACGTCGAACCGGACTACATCGGCCTGGACACCTACGACGTGCTGCACCAGCGCGCGGTGTCGTACCACTTCCGGTTCGGCGAGGGGACGGAGGCGCAGCTGTTCCGCAGCCCGCACCGCTACATCTGGCCGGCCGAGCTGGACCTGATGGCGCAGCTGGCCGGCTTCGTCCTCGAGTCCCGGCACGCCGACTGGTCGGGCGGGGAGTTCACCGCCGACTCCCGGTCGCACGTCTCCGTCTACCGGCTGCCGGACTGA
- a CDS encoding HAD-IIB family hydrolase, which yields MNDLRVVAFDLDDTLAVSKSRIDRRMAELLGHLLTEVDVLIISGGRFEQFEAQVLAHLELTEEQRGRLHLMPTCGTRYYRWWDGQWRQVYAEDLSEADKARVIAALTESAQALGLWESKTWGDIVEDRGSQITFSALGQSAPPAEKYGWDPDGDKKRRLRDAVAEKLPDLEVRGGGSTSIDVTRKGVDKAYGMRRLLEHLDLKVDNVLFVGDRLDQGGNDYPVKAMGIQCVPVTRWEETADYVEALVDDLVKRREQRA from the coding sequence ATGAACGATCTTCGAGTGGTGGCGTTCGACCTGGACGACACCCTGGCTGTCTCCAAGTCCCGGATCGATCGTCGGATGGCGGAACTGCTGGGCCACCTGCTCACCGAGGTGGACGTGCTGATCATCTCCGGGGGGCGGTTCGAGCAGTTCGAGGCGCAGGTGTTGGCCCACCTGGAGCTGACCGAGGAGCAGCGGGGCCGGCTGCACCTGATGCCCACCTGCGGCACCCGTTACTACCGGTGGTGGGACGGGCAGTGGCGGCAGGTCTACGCAGAGGACCTGAGCGAGGCCGACAAGGCCCGGGTGATCGCGGCGCTCACCGAGTCCGCCCAGGCGCTCGGCCTCTGGGAGTCGAAGACCTGGGGCGACATCGTCGAGGACCGCGGCAGCCAGATCACCTTCTCGGCGCTGGGTCAGTCCGCGCCGCCGGCCGAGAAGTACGGCTGGGATCCGGACGGCGACAAGAAGCGGCGGCTGCGGGACGCGGTCGCCGAGAAGCTGCCCGACCTGGAGGTCCGGGGTGGGGGCTCGACCTCGATCGACGTCACCCGCAAGGGCGTGGACAAGGCGTACGGCATGCGCCGGCTGCTGGAGCACCTGGACCTGAAGGTCGACAACGTGCTGTTCGTCGGTGACCGGCTGGACCAGGGCGGCAACGACTACCCGGTCAAGGCGATGGGCATCCAGTGTGTCCCGGTGACCCGCTGGGAGGAGACGGCCGACTATGTCGAGGCCCTCGTCGACGACCTGGTGAAGCGGCGCGAACAGCGCGCCTGA
- a CDS encoding SDR family oxidoreductase, whose product MSIVVTGATGQLGRLIVSALLDRGVPAERIVAVGRDTDRLADLADTGVVIRQADYDRPESLRAAFDGAEKLMFVSGSEVGRRVAQHGNVVAAARQVGVELVVYTSIAHADTSTLALAAEHRATEELIRDSGLRYVFLRNSWYLENYTGQLPTYLRHGVAGAAGDGRVSAATRADYAAAAAAVLTGSGATGTRYELGGTPFTMTELAAEISRQTGTTVSYLDLPVAKYTELLVAAGLPEAYAAALADADRGLAQGELEVGNDLAELLGRAPTTLAEAIRAAR is encoded by the coding sequence ATGTCCATCGTCGTCACCGGCGCCACCGGCCAGCTCGGCCGGCTCATCGTCTCCGCACTGCTCGACCGGGGCGTACCGGCCGAGCGGATCGTCGCGGTGGGTCGGGACACCGACCGGCTCGCCGACCTCGCCGACACCGGCGTGGTCATCCGGCAGGCCGACTACGACCGGCCCGAATCGCTGCGGGCCGCCTTCGACGGCGCCGAGAAGCTGATGTTCGTCTCCGGCAGCGAGGTGGGCCGGCGGGTGGCCCAGCACGGCAACGTGGTCGCCGCCGCCCGGCAGGTCGGGGTGGAGCTGGTCGTCTACACCAGCATCGCGCACGCCGACACCTCCACCCTGGCGCTCGCGGCCGAACACCGGGCGACCGAGGAGCTGATCCGCGACTCCGGACTGCGGTACGTCTTCCTGCGCAACAGCTGGTACCTGGAGAACTACACCGGGCAGCTCCCGACGTACCTGCGGCACGGGGTGGCCGGCGCGGCGGGCGACGGGCGGGTCAGCGCCGCCACCCGGGCGGACTACGCCGCGGCCGCCGCGGCGGTGCTCACCGGCTCCGGCGCGACCGGCACCCGGTACGAGCTGGGCGGCACGCCCTTCACGATGACCGAACTGGCGGCCGAGATCTCCCGGCAGACCGGCACCACGGTCTCCTACCTCGACCTGCCGGTGGCCAAGTACACCGAACTGCTCGTCGCCGCCGGACTGCCCGAGGCGTACGCCGCCGCGCTCGCCGACGCCGACCGTGGTCTCGCCCAGGGCGAACTGGAGGTCGGGAACGACCTGGCCGAGCTGCTGGGCCGCGCGCCGACCACCCTCGCCGAGGCGATCCGCGCCGCCCGCTGA
- a CDS encoding winged helix-turn-helix transcriptional regulator, translating to MQPDPFHRDCGSRKVLDRIGDRWSVLIVLTLADGDRRYGELAGRIDGISQKMLTQTLRGLERDGIVTRTVRASVPPRVDYALTDLGRSLVDLVAGLEVWATTHLAEVEAARARYDAR from the coding sequence GTGCAGCCGGACCCGTTCCACCGCGACTGCGGCAGCCGCAAGGTTCTCGACCGGATCGGTGACCGCTGGAGCGTGCTGATCGTGCTCACCCTCGCCGACGGCGACCGGCGCTACGGCGAGCTGGCCGGGCGGATCGACGGCATCAGCCAGAAGATGCTCACCCAGACCCTGCGTGGCCTGGAGCGGGACGGCATCGTCACCCGGACCGTGCGGGCGAGCGTGCCGCCCCGGGTGGACTACGCGCTCACCGATCTCGGGCGCAGCCTCGTCGACCTTGTCGCGGGCCTGGAGGTGTGGGCGACCACCCACCTCGCCGAGGTCGAGGCCGCCCGGGCGCGCTACGACGCCCGCTGA
- a CDS encoding adenylyl cyclase encodes MRPLDHSRRRFLAVTAASASLTALGLPALPAAAASPAGDGTADPDLGPNVFVYDPATPTEEIQSTLDRLFAAQEHNEMGADRYAVLFKPGRYEVNARLGYYTTVAGLGAHPDDVEIHGAVRVVGQADPNSPAGISALTNFWRSVENLAISPTDWSNQWAVSQASPMRRVHVKGILWLEPGNGGYSSGGYIADSKVDGITINGSQQQWLTRDSELGGDWTNGVWNQVFSGVLGAPAQGFPNPPYTTLPTSPVTREKPYLFVDAAGAWRVAVPALRRDSAGTTWATGDRPVPSLPLADFFVARPTDSAKRINQELAQGRHLLLTPGVYQLDRALRVKHPDTVVLGLGMPSLAPTGGDAALRIEDVDGVRIAGVLVDAGPVESEVLVEVGKRNSHRSHAANPISLQDVFFRVGGPSAGRAVTSLVVNSRHTLIDNIWAWRGDHGKSGTIGWTVNTAGTGVVVEGDDVTAYGLFVEHYQRWQTVWNGERGRTIFYQSELPYDPPSQAAWTSPTGPGWASYKVAGHVREHEAWGLGVYSYFNQGVDIRCARAIEAPRRAGVRLHDAVTVFLDGSGGIERTINEVGTPVVGSYGTSPVVEYP; translated from the coding sequence ATGCGACCACTCGACCACTCCCGCCGCCGCTTTCTCGCCGTCACCGCCGCCTCGGCGTCGCTCACCGCCCTCGGGCTCCCGGCGCTGCCGGCCGCCGCCGCTTCCCCGGCCGGCGACGGCACCGCCGACCCGGACCTCGGCCCGAACGTCTTCGTGTACGACCCGGCCACGCCGACCGAGGAGATCCAGTCGACCCTGGACCGGCTCTTCGCCGCCCAGGAGCACAACGAGATGGGCGCCGACCGGTACGCGGTGCTCTTCAAGCCCGGCCGGTACGAGGTCAACGCCCGGCTCGGCTACTACACCACCGTCGCCGGCCTCGGCGCGCACCCGGACGACGTGGAGATCCACGGCGCGGTCCGGGTGGTCGGGCAGGCCGACCCGAACTCGCCGGCCGGCATCTCCGCCCTGACCAACTTCTGGCGCTCGGTGGAGAACCTCGCGATCAGCCCGACCGACTGGTCGAACCAGTGGGCCGTGTCGCAGGCGTCGCCGATGCGCCGGGTGCACGTCAAGGGCATCCTGTGGCTGGAGCCGGGCAACGGCGGCTATTCCAGCGGCGGCTACATCGCCGACTCCAAGGTGGACGGCATCACCATCAACGGCTCCCAGCAGCAGTGGCTGACCCGGGACAGCGAACTGGGCGGCGACTGGACCAACGGGGTCTGGAACCAGGTCTTCTCCGGCGTGCTCGGCGCGCCCGCGCAGGGCTTCCCGAACCCGCCGTACACCACCCTGCCGACCAGCCCGGTGACCCGCGAGAAGCCGTACCTGTTCGTGGACGCGGCGGGTGCCTGGCGGGTCGCCGTGCCGGCGCTGCGCCGGGACAGCGCCGGCACCACCTGGGCCACCGGCGACCGGCCGGTCCCGTCGCTGCCGCTGGCCGACTTCTTCGTCGCCCGGCCCACCGACTCCGCCAAGCGGATCAACCAGGAACTCGCCCAGGGCCGCCACCTGCTGCTCACCCCGGGCGTCTACCAGCTCGACCGCGCGCTGCGGGTCAAGCACCCGGACACCGTCGTGCTCGGCCTCGGCATGCCCAGCCTCGCCCCGACCGGCGGCGACGCGGCGCTGCGGATCGAGGACGTGGACGGGGTACGGATCGCCGGCGTGCTGGTCGACGCCGGGCCCGTCGAGTCGGAGGTGCTGGTCGAGGTCGGCAAGCGCAACAGTCACCGGTCGCACGCGGCGAACCCGATCTCGTTGCAGGACGTCTTCTTCCGCGTCGGCGGCCCGTCCGCCGGCCGGGCGGTCACCAGCCTGGTGGTGAACAGCCGGCACACCCTGATCGACAACATCTGGGCCTGGCGCGGCGACCACGGCAAGTCGGGCACCATCGGCTGGACCGTCAACACCGCCGGCACCGGCGTCGTCGTCGAGGGCGACGACGTGACCGCGTACGGGCTGTTCGTCGAGCACTACCAGCGCTGGCAGACGGTGTGGAACGGCGAGCGGGGCCGGACGATCTTCTACCAGAGCGAGCTGCCCTACGACCCGCCGAGCCAGGCGGCCTGGACCAGCCCGACCGGGCCCGGCTGGGCGTCGTACAAGGTGGCCGGGCACGTGCGCGAGCACGAGGCCTGGGGGCTCGGCGTCTACTCGTACTTCAACCAGGGCGTCGACATCCGCTGCGCCCGGGCGATCGAGGCGCCGCGCCGGGCCGGGGTGCGCTTGCACGACGCGGTCACCGTCTTCCTCGACGGCAGCGGCGGCATCGAGCGCACGATCAACGAGGTCGGCACCCCGGTGGTCGGCTCGTACGGCACCAGCCCGGTGGTCGAGTACCCCTGA
- a CDS encoding ATP-dependent Clp protease proteolytic subunit, which produces MGYGIWMLEEGQPSLGDRVFERLLAERIIFLGTEVTDESANRICAQILLLAAEDPERDIYLYINSPGGSVSAGLAVYDTMRYVRNDVGTLALGLAGSMGQFLLCAGAAGKRFALPHSRIVMHQPSGGVGGTAADITIQAENMLHTKRTMKELIARHTGREPDEIQRDWDRDRWFTAEQAREYGLVDRVISRAGELPG; this is translated from the coding sequence ATGGGGTACGGAATCTGGATGCTGGAGGAGGGGCAGCCGTCCCTCGGCGACCGGGTCTTCGAGCGGCTGCTCGCCGAACGGATCATCTTCCTCGGCACCGAGGTCACCGACGAGTCGGCGAACCGGATCTGCGCGCAGATCCTGCTGCTGGCCGCCGAGGACCCGGAGCGGGACATCTACCTCTACATCAACTCGCCGGGCGGCTCGGTGAGCGCCGGGCTGGCCGTCTACGACACCATGCGGTACGTCCGCAACGACGTGGGGACGCTGGCCCTCGGGCTGGCCGGCTCGATGGGCCAGTTCCTGCTCTGCGCGGGCGCGGCGGGCAAGCGGTTCGCCCTCCCCCACTCGCGGATCGTGATGCACCAGCCGTCCGGCGGGGTCGGTGGCACCGCGGCCGACATCACCATCCAGGCGGAGAACATGCTGCACACCAAGCGGACCATGAAGGAGCTGATCGCCCGGCACACCGGCCGTGAGCCGGACGAGATCCAGCGCGACTGGGACCGGGACCGCTGGTTCACCGCCGAGCAGGCCCGCGAGTACGGCCTGGTCGACCGGGTGATCAGCCGGGCCGGCGAGCTGCCGGGCTGA
- a CDS encoding TrmB family transcriptional regulator yields MTGVTPLIDALIGLGLTQYAARAYLALVARERYTAAELARASGVPRQRIYDVLNSLSERGLVRVRPGPVVRYAAVDPEAAVSRMMEAHRSAYEQRERAGSELIEQLAPLWTLGRSEDDPLDYVEVIRDRDLLAERFAELQSSARHQLLTLSKMPYLVVENPAGIDAARRLARDGGDVRCVYEHAMLDEPAMVAHTRGFVAAGERARLVAQVPMRLCIADGTRVLMSMRDPRADEASSTSLLIEHPALAQLLIQAYETIWAGGRDFPTATG; encoded by the coding sequence ATGACCGGCGTGACGCCCCTCATCGACGCCCTGATCGGACTCGGTCTCACCCAGTACGCCGCCCGGGCCTACCTGGCGTTGGTGGCCCGCGAGCGGTACACGGCGGCGGAGCTGGCCCGCGCCTCCGGCGTCCCCCGGCAGCGCATCTACGACGTGCTCAACTCGCTCAGCGAGCGCGGGCTGGTCCGGGTGCGGCCGGGGCCGGTGGTGCGCTACGCGGCGGTCGACCCGGAGGCGGCGGTCAGCCGGATGATGGAGGCGCACCGCAGCGCGTACGAGCAGCGGGAACGGGCCGGTAGCGAACTCATCGAGCAGCTCGCGCCGCTGTGGACGCTGGGGCGCTCCGAGGACGACCCGTTGGACTACGTGGAGGTCATCCGGGACCGGGACCTGCTCGCCGAGCGGTTCGCCGAACTCCAGTCGAGCGCCCGGCACCAGCTGCTCACCCTGTCGAAGATGCCGTACCTGGTGGTGGAGAACCCGGCCGGGATCGACGCCGCCCGGCGGCTGGCCCGCGACGGCGGGGACGTGCGCTGCGTCTACGAGCACGCGATGCTGGACGAGCCGGCGATGGTGGCGCACACCCGCGGTTTCGTGGCGGCCGGCGAGCGGGCCCGGCTGGTCGCCCAGGTGCCGATGCGGCTCTGCATCGCCGACGGCACCCGGGTGCTCATGTCGATGCGGGACCCGCGGGCGGACGAGGCGTCGAGCACCTCCCTGTTGATCGAGCACCCGGCGCTCGCCCAGTTGCTGATCCAGGCGTACGAGACGATCTGGGCGGGCGGCCGGGACTTCCCGACGGCGACCGGCTGA
- a CDS encoding helix-turn-helix domain-containing protein encodes MSLLRRVIGGVLRRVRLRQGRTLREVALAAGVSLPYLSEVERGRKEASSEVLAAICRALGIHLSDLLEEARDELRRVERRAPVTSGSGLVRLDRAPVGRGDVRLHLGSPARRPHLVRQPGPAGTPLLGTRTTVDGLAPSGLGTGHATPTFLGTGTRIWLIPEPPPARRRPRTGRRVARRRTARV; translated from the coding sequence ATGTCGTTGCTGCGACGGGTGATCGGCGGGGTGCTGCGGCGGGTACGGCTGCGGCAGGGCCGCACGCTGCGCGAGGTCGCCCTGGCGGCCGGAGTCTCGCTGCCGTACCTCTCCGAGGTGGAACGCGGCCGCAAGGAGGCCTCCTCCGAGGTGCTGGCGGCGATCTGCCGGGCACTCGGCATCCACCTCAGCGACCTGCTCGAAGAGGCCCGCGACGAGCTGCGGCGGGTCGAGCGGCGGGCGCCGGTGACCTCCGGGTCGGGCCTGGTGCGGCTGGACCGGGCCCCGGTCGGCCGCGGCGACGTACGGCTGCACCTGGGCTCCCCCGCGCGTCGGCCGCACCTGGTCCGCCAGCCGGGGCCGGCGGGGACGCCGTTGCTCGGCACCCGGACCACCGTCGACGGTCTCGCGCCGTCCGGGCTCGGCACCGGCCACGCCACCCCGACGTTCCTCGGCACCGGCACCCGGATCTGGCTGATCCCCGAGCCGCCGCCGGCCCGGCGGCGGCCACGGACCGGCCGGCGGGTGGCGAGGCGGCGGACCGCGCGGGTCTGA
- a CDS encoding potassium channel family protein, with amino-acid sequence MIHFPAQRRGPLSALSLRLLAALGLVFATVLVVWLDRDGYRDVNEDGLTLLDCFYYAVVSLSTTGYGDITPAAQSARLVNVLFITPARVLFLIILVGTTLEVLTEQYRTGRRLSRWRRTVKNHVIICGYGTKGRSAVSALLENGADRSQIVVVERSGAALRQATSAGLVAIEGSATRSSVLEEAHVRTAKAVIIATDSDDASVLVALTVRQLTAGQVRIIAAVREAENAPLLKQSGAHHVIVSSATAGRLLGLSTSAPPLIDVVEDLLTPGQGMALAMRSAERDEVGRSPRELESLVIALVRRGKVVTLNDKAGAVIETGDMLVHVRDDRPTSSSLS; translated from the coding sequence GTGATCCATTTTCCCGCGCAACGGCGGGGGCCGCTGAGCGCGTTGAGTCTGCGCCTGCTCGCCGCCCTGGGCCTGGTGTTCGCCACGGTGCTGGTGGTCTGGCTCGACCGGGACGGCTACCGCGACGTCAACGAGGACGGGCTGACCCTCCTCGACTGCTTCTACTACGCGGTGGTCTCGCTCTCCACCACCGGGTACGGCGACATCACTCCCGCCGCCCAGTCGGCGCGACTGGTCAACGTCCTGTTCATCACGCCCGCTCGGGTGCTCTTCCTGATCATCCTGGTCGGCACCACGCTGGAAGTCCTGACCGAGCAGTACCGGACCGGCCGTCGCCTGTCGCGGTGGAGGAGAACCGTGAAGAACCACGTCATCATCTGCGGCTACGGCACCAAGGGCCGCAGCGCCGTCTCCGCCCTGCTGGAGAACGGCGCGGACCGGTCCCAGATCGTGGTGGTGGAGCGGAGCGGGGCAGCGCTGCGGCAGGCCACCTCGGCCGGGCTCGTCGCGATCGAGGGTTCCGCCACCCGCTCGTCGGTGCTGGAGGAGGCGCACGTCCGTACCGCCAAGGCGGTGATCATCGCGACCGACAGCGACGACGCCTCGGTGCTGGTGGCGCTGACCGTCCGGCAGCTCACCGCCGGGCAGGTCCGGATCATCGCGGCCGTGCGGGAGGCGGAGAACGCACCGCTGCTGAAGCAGAGCGGGGCGCACCACGTGATCGTCTCCTCGGCCACCGCCGGTCGGCTGCTCGGCCTCTCCACCTCCGCCCCGCCGCTGATCGACGTGGTGGAGGACCTGCTCACCCCGGGTCAGGGGATGGCCCTGGCGATGCGTTCGGCCGAGCGCGACGAGGTCGGCCGGTCGCCCCGGGAGCTGGAGTCGCTGGTCATCGCGCTGGTCCGGCGCGGCAAGGTGGTCACGCTGAACGACAAGGCCGGCGCGGTGATCGAGACCGGCGACATGCTGGTGCACGTCCGGGACGACCGTCCGACGTCGAGTTCGCTCTCCTGA
- a CDS encoding trypsin-like serine protease — protein MAEEADIARSRRRRVAGILAAGLALGGAAAVAPGPAQAAPTGGASDTTLNAPINRSTKLPHLRKGTATPPTPGLKGPLFQSTDGAKPRIVGGSTVSASQYPWIVGVVTYLDNSPYYGWCTGTVIAPNKILTAAHCTADGAGTTRVIAGHDKLLDADGNVVPNVGYVAEVASTWTHQGWNIAAQYDQSATNILDDVSVLTLKQNLPSAYTPVTLAGQGEAAYAAGDAGLIVGYGEDQVQNPDGTYTPVQDTVLRKASVPIRTDSDCAAAATAGWSGATYDPNRQFCAGSGTTSTPAADTCFGDSGGPLLVNGKQVGITDFGYGDYCAEGPGFYEEVNYYSNAIKADLTRPSLVNSDWTGDGHTDLMSRDASGKLWLHVGSGFENDGYGGFWSSRAIGTGFGSTSFKRVFRVYNWNGDKKPSLMAVNSIGELWIWNTDGKGNWYGSKKRIGTGWGNFTALMVTNNWLGNNLPSLMVRKSNGELWRYTSDGKGGWLNPAGTRIGTGWNGFNLFLTPGAWKGDGKEVLIGRTSTGYLKMYQTDLKGGWTNPAGTQIGSGWGGFKNIITPGDWNGDNMMDMLGIDGSYRLRMYTTDGKGNWINASGKVVSTGVWISDTTFVPWSSYNLVF, from the coding sequence GTGGCTGAAGAGGCAGACATCGCACGAAGCCGTCGGCGGCGGGTGGCCGGGATCCTGGCCGCCGGGCTCGCCCTCGGTGGTGCGGCAGCCGTCGCGCCGGGACCGGCCCAGGCCGCCCCGACCGGCGGAGCGTCCGACACGACGCTCAACGCGCCGATCAACCGGTCGACGAAGCTCCCGCACCTGCGGAAGGGCACCGCGACCCCGCCCACCCCGGGTCTCAAGGGTCCGCTGTTCCAGTCGACCGACGGTGCGAAGCCGAGGATCGTCGGCGGCAGCACGGTCAGCGCGTCGCAGTACCCCTGGATCGTCGGGGTGGTCACCTACCTCGACAATTCGCCGTACTACGGTTGGTGCACCGGCACGGTCATCGCGCCCAACAAGATCCTGACGGCCGCGCACTGCACCGCCGACGGGGCCGGTACGACCCGGGTCATCGCCGGGCACGACAAGCTCCTGGACGCCGACGGCAACGTCGTCCCGAACGTGGGATACGTCGCGGAGGTGGCTTCCACCTGGACCCACCAGGGCTGGAACATCGCGGCGCAGTACGACCAGAGCGCCACGAACATCCTCGACGACGTCTCGGTGCTCACGCTCAAGCAGAACCTGCCCTCCGCCTACACCCCGGTCACCCTGGCCGGGCAGGGCGAGGCGGCCTACGCGGCCGGCGACGCCGGCCTGATCGTCGGGTACGGCGAGGACCAGGTGCAGAACCCGGACGGGACCTACACCCCGGTCCAGGACACCGTGCTGCGCAAGGCGTCGGTCCCGATCCGGACCGACAGCGACTGCGCGGCCGCCGCCACCGCCGGCTGGTCCGGAGCCACGTACGACCCGAACCGGCAGTTCTGTGCCGGTTCGGGCACGACGAGCACGCCGGCCGCCGACACCTGCTTCGGCGACTCCGGTGGCCCGCTGCTGGTGAACGGCAAGCAGGTCGGCATCACCGACTTCGGCTACGGCGACTACTGCGCCGAGGGTCCGGGCTTCTACGAAGAGGTCAACTACTACTCCAACGCGATCAAGGCGGACCTCACCCGGCCCTCCCTGGTCAACTCGGACTGGACCGGCGACGGCCACACCGACCTGATGTCCCGGGACGCCTCGGGCAAGCTGTGGCTGCACGTGGGCAGCGGGTTCGAGAACGACGGGTACGGCGGCTTCTGGAGCAGCCGGGCCATCGGCACCGGTTTCGGGAGCACCAGCTTCAAGCGCGTCTTCCGGGTCTACAACTGGAACGGCGACAAGAAGCCGTCGCTCATGGCGGTGAACTCGATCGGCGAGCTGTGGATCTGGAACACCGACGGCAAGGGCAACTGGTACGGCAGCAAGAAGCGGATCGGCACCGGCTGGGGCAACTTCACCGCCCTGATGGTGACGAACAACTGGCTGGGCAACAACCTGCCGAGCCTGATGGTCCGCAAGTCCAACGGTGAGCTGTGGCGCTACACCAGCGACGGCAAGGGCGGCTGGCTCAACCCGGCCGGCACCCGGATCGGCACCGGCTGGAACGGGTTCAACCTGTTCCTCACCCCGGGCGCCTGGAAGGGTGACGGCAAGGAGGTCCTGATCGGCCGGACCTCCACCGGTTACCTGAAGATGTACCAGACCGACCTGAAGGGTGGCTGGACCAACCCGGCCGGCACCCAGATCGGCAGCGGCTGGGGCGGCTTCAAGAACATCATCACGCCGGGCGACTGGAACGGCGACAACATGATGGACATGCTGGGCATCGACGGCAGCTACCGGCTGCGGATGTACACCACGGACGGCAAGGGCAACTGGATCAACGCCAGTGGCAAGGTCGTCTCCACCGGCGTCTGGATCTCGGACACCACCTTCGTCCCCTGGAGCAGCTACAACCTGGTCTTCTGA